From the genome of Parazoarcus communis, one region includes:
- a CDS encoding ABC transporter permease: MHLPPVTLARQSIALAARNVARQRRRALLALATLAGGVIAYLLAGGFINWIYQDMRESTIHSQLGHIQITRPGYFREGLGDPYAYLLPSDTAAVTEAVGERLRTVAPRLAFSGLLSKDDATVSFVGEGIDPEREAPITRAIIIAAGSDLPNSPPNSVLLGEGLAANLGAVPGDSVVLLATTASGGANAVELTVSGTFATVTKAYDDTALRVPIDVARKLMRVDGSTSWAVLLDRTAATAEVAQSLRKALPAAEFEVIPWSELADFYNKTVELFSRQIGVVRILIALIVILSISNTLSMAVIERTGEIGTSMALGVRRRGVLTLFIFEGALLGLAGGIIGVALGYLCGEIVSLIGIPMPPPPGMARGYIGAISISPALAIDAFLLAFVTTLLASVFPAWKASRMNIVDALRHQR, translated from the coding sequence ATGCATCTGCCCCCAGTGACACTCGCTCGCCAATCGATCGCGCTGGCAGCACGAAACGTTGCTCGCCAGAGGAGACGGGCACTTCTCGCGCTGGCAACATTGGCCGGAGGAGTGATTGCATATCTTCTCGCCGGTGGTTTCATCAACTGGATATACCAGGATATGCGGGAGTCGACGATCCACTCCCAGCTTGGCCACATCCAGATCACACGCCCAGGCTACTTTCGCGAAGGACTGGGTGATCCATACGCCTATCTGTTGCCCAGCGACACGGCTGCGGTAACCGAAGCCGTGGGCGAGCGACTCCGCACGGTAGCCCCACGGCTCGCATTCAGCGGCCTTCTCAGCAAGGACGACGCAACGGTGTCGTTTGTTGGCGAGGGTATCGACCCGGAACGAGAAGCCCCAATCACGCGTGCAATTATTATTGCCGCGGGATCCGATCTGCCAAACAGCCCACCTAACTCGGTTTTGCTGGGCGAAGGGCTGGCGGCAAATCTGGGTGCAGTACCAGGAGACTCGGTCGTACTGCTCGCGACCACTGCGTCCGGGGGGGCAAATGCAGTAGAGCTGACCGTGTCCGGCACCTTTGCAACTGTCACCAAGGCCTACGACGATACAGCGCTCCGGGTCCCGATTGACGTCGCTCGCAAACTCATGAGGGTGGACGGATCGACCAGTTGGGCGGTGCTTCTTGATCGCACCGCGGCAACGGCGGAAGTTGCCCAATCTCTCCGCAAAGCCCTGCCTGCCGCAGAGTTCGAGGTTATCCCCTGGAGTGAGCTCGCCGATTTCTACAACAAGACGGTAGAACTGTTCTCGCGCCAGATTGGTGTCGTACGGATCCTGATTGCACTGATCGTCATACTCAGTATCTCCAATACGCTTTCAATGGCCGTCATTGAACGCACTGGCGAAATCGGAACCTCCATGGCGCTTGGAGTTCGGCGACGTGGCGTTCTGACGCTGTTCATTTTCGAGGGGGCGCTACTGGGGCTCGCTGGAGGCATCATCGGCGTTGCGCTCGGCTACCTGTGCGGGGAGATCGTTTCGCTGATCGGCATTCCAATGCCGCCACCGCCAGGCATGGCACGTGGGTATATCGGCGCCATTTCCATTTCGCCGGCCTTGGCAATCGATGCGTTCCTACTGGCATTCGTGACGACCCTGCTCGCCAGCGTATTCCCCGCATGGAAGGCGTCACGCATGAATATCGTTGACGCGCTGCGTCACCAGCGGTGA
- a CDS encoding ABC transporter permease, whose protein sequence is MLFKLALRNIFRQKVRTAMTLAAIIFGVAGLILSGGFVQDIFVQLGEAIIHSQTGHVQVFRQDFLEKGTRQPDRYLIDQPEAVADLIKAQPGVNEVAARLSFAGLLNNGKRDLPIIGEGVEPDKESRLGTYLSITAGRQLTDDDTFGMMIGQGVAHSLGVKPGDSVILVMNTTDGALNTLDFEIIGVFQSFSKDFDARAVRITLGAARELMATAGANLLVVTLDRTEDTETSQAAITGALPAGLDSRNWRQLSDFYDKTLQLYDRQFGVLQLIILFMVVLSVANTVNMSAFERLGEFGTLQALGNTRRQVFRLILLENALLGLIGATLGVLTGIILALTISAIGIPMPPPPNANVGYTAFIRVDSATVAIAFLIGVAAAALAAIFPANRVASTPVVDALRQSN, encoded by the coding sequence ATGCTATTCAAACTCGCTCTGCGCAATATCTTCCGCCAGAAAGTCCGGACCGCAATGACACTTGCAGCGATCATCTTCGGCGTAGCCGGACTGATTCTGTCGGGTGGCTTCGTTCAGGACATTTTCGTGCAGTTGGGGGAGGCAATCATTCACTCCCAAACAGGCCACGTACAGGTATTTCGCCAAGACTTTCTGGAGAAGGGCACACGTCAGCCGGACCGCTACCTGATCGACCAACCGGAAGCCGTCGCCGACCTGATCAAGGCGCAACCGGGGGTCAACGAAGTGGCTGCGCGTCTGAGCTTTGCAGGCCTGCTCAACAATGGCAAACGTGACCTGCCGATCATTGGCGAGGGAGTAGAGCCGGACAAGGAGTCCCGTCTGGGCACCTATCTCAGCATTACGGCGGGGCGTCAGCTGACCGACGACGACACCTTCGGAATGATGATCGGACAGGGCGTCGCTCACTCCCTCGGCGTCAAGCCCGGCGACTCGGTGATCCTGGTCATGAACACGACGGATGGCGCACTCAATACGCTCGACTTCGAGATCATTGGCGTCTTCCAGAGCTTTTCCAAGGATTTCGACGCCAGAGCTGTACGCATTACCCTTGGTGCCGCCCGCGAACTGATGGCTACGGCCGGCGCTAATCTGCTGGTGGTGACGCTCGATCGCACCGAGGACACAGAGACTTCTCAGGCGGCCATTACAGGCGCCCTCCCTGCGGGACTGGACTCGCGCAACTGGCGGCAACTTTCGGATTTCTACGACAAGACCCTGCAGCTGTATGACAGACAGTTTGGCGTGTTGCAGCTGATCATTCTTTTCATGGTCGTGCTTTCTGTTGCAAACACCGTCAACATGAGTGCCTTCGAGCGCCTTGGTGAGTTCGGAACGTTACAGGCGTTGGGCAACACGCGCAGGCAGGTTTTTCGCCTGATCCTGCTCGAGAATGCACTGCTGGGTCTGATTGGTGCGACACTCGGTGTGCTGACTGGCATCATCCTTGCTTTAACGATTTCCGCAATCGGCATCCCGATGCCTCCTCCTCCGAATGCAAACGTGGGCTACACGGCATTTATCAGGGTAGATTCCGCCACTGTTGCGATTGCCTTCCTGATCGGGGTGGCTGCAGCTGCGCTTGCTGCCATATTTCCTGCGAACCGTGTAGCGTCAACGCCTGTCGTCGACGCACTCCGGCAAAGCAACTAA
- a CDS encoding FAD-binding oxidoreductase yields the protein MPNTQSETRFTQQVSDQLKAIVGSEFVCTSSEDLDRYSRCTIPWQKRCAAVVFPGSGEEVSRVIKLAGEHGLTIWPFSTGKNWGYGASLATEDGAIVLILERMNRVLEVNEELAYVVIEPGVSYQQLNAYLRETGSRLWADCTDGPPEGSVIGNALERGIGETPYGDHFGNLCGLEVVLPTGELVQIGTSSKSQRTWHTHKWGLGPYIEGLFSQSNLGVVTQAGLWLMPEPEEYNSYVFEIRNEADVPAVMDAYRKLALLGVAVSKLHMINDFVTITVLTQRLHEDVPSKGRLSAADLDGLRHKYRISPWSCGGGLYGTREQVKVQRKLLRRELGPYGRLIFLTDGRLSLLDKLVRLVKKNDWMLPFLHGLGKTSLPVLELAPHAHRILKGIPTEYFVRHAYYRHGASRPDSDVDPAADRCGLIWFAPILPVIGAEIVRYLADSRKTFEEYDFDFYVAMLMMNPRSVVCLMAIIYDKESPDEVERAKGLYARLVQDMQAVNLQQYRAGLAGWDSVYRGAPELKSLNGRIKKALDPKGVIAPGRYDVGSAMPASGVEPTDPPGL from the coding sequence ATGCCAAATACACAAAGCGAAACGCGGTTTACGCAGCAGGTTTCCGACCAGCTGAAAGCAATCGTCGGGTCGGAGTTCGTCTGTACAAGCAGCGAAGATCTTGATCGTTATTCCCGGTGCACCATTCCGTGGCAGAAACGTTGCGCAGCGGTCGTCTTTCCGGGGAGCGGGGAGGAGGTTTCCCGGGTCATCAAGCTTGCTGGCGAGCACGGACTGACGATCTGGCCGTTCAGCACGGGAAAGAACTGGGGCTATGGAGCGTCGCTGGCGACAGAGGATGGCGCGATCGTGCTCATCCTTGAGCGCATGAACCGCGTGCTTGAGGTAAATGAAGAACTCGCCTATGTCGTCATTGAGCCCGGCGTAAGCTACCAGCAGTTGAACGCCTATCTCAGGGAGACAGGCTCCAGGCTTTGGGCGGACTGCACCGATGGCCCTCCGGAAGGCAGTGTCATTGGCAACGCCCTGGAGCGAGGTATTGGTGAAACGCCTTACGGGGATCACTTCGGAAACCTCTGCGGCCTTGAAGTCGTCTTGCCGACAGGCGAGTTGGTTCAGATTGGTACTTCGTCGAAATCGCAAAGAACCTGGCATACACACAAATGGGGCTTGGGGCCCTATATCGAGGGGCTGTTCAGCCAGTCGAACCTCGGAGTGGTGACACAGGCGGGCTTGTGGTTGATGCCTGAGCCTGAAGAATACAATTCCTATGTCTTTGAAATTCGAAATGAGGCCGACGTGCCGGCCGTCATGGACGCATACCGCAAGCTTGCGCTGTTGGGCGTGGCTGTAAGCAAGCTGCACATGATCAATGACTTCGTCACAATCACTGTTCTGACACAACGCCTGCATGAAGATGTGCCGTCCAAGGGGCGGCTTTCCGCCGCTGACCTTGACGGCCTTCGGCACAAGTATCGAATCTCGCCTTGGAGTTGTGGCGGGGGGCTGTACGGTACGCGCGAGCAGGTGAAGGTGCAGCGCAAGCTGCTGCGCCGCGAGCTCGGCCCCTATGGGCGCTTGATTTTTCTGACCGATGGGCGGCTATCGCTCCTCGATAAGCTCGTCAGACTGGTGAAGAAAAACGACTGGATGCTTCCGTTCCTGCATGGATTGGGCAAGACCTCACTTCCAGTCCTTGAGCTTGCGCCTCACGCGCACAGGATTCTGAAAGGCATTCCGACAGAGTACTTCGTGCGGCATGCCTATTACCGGCATGGCGCATCGCGTCCGGACAGCGATGTCGATCCAGCTGCCGACCGCTGCGGGCTGATCTGGTTTGCGCCGATCCTGCCGGTGATCGGCGCCGAGATCGTGCGTTACCTTGCCGACTCGCGAAAAACCTTCGAAGAGTACGACTTTGATTTCTACGTTGCCATGCTCATGATGAATCCGCGCTCAGTCGTGTGCCTGATGGCGATCATCTATGACAAGGAAAGTCCTGATGAGGTAGAGCGCGCAAAGGGACTTTACGCGCGGCTGGTGCAGGATATGCAGGCGGTCAATCTTCAACAGTATCGCGCGGGGCTGGCCGGGTGGGACTCTGTTTATCGCGGAGCCCCCGAACTGAAGAGTCTGAATGGTCGCATCAAGAAGGCGCTGGACCCCAAGGGGGTGATAGCGCCGGGCCGCTACGATGTCGGTAGTGCAATGCCGGCGAGCGGCGTCGAGCCGACTGATCCTCCCGGCCTCTGA
- a CDS encoding PEP-CTERM/exosortase system-associated acyltransferase, whose translation MKIFERFNLGHGFRKYFEIAPATNEALRNDVFRIRHEVYCEELKFEPERPDRLETDEYDPHSLHCLIRTSNAPNHLVGCTRLVLAKPDDPLAPLPFERTCANTLDRSIIDPLKLPRDRIAEVSRLAVRGTYRRRKGDDKAAVAISDDDFGTGDRPRFPYIPIGLYLGAVALAARSGIDTLFVLTEPRLASHFGKLGVDIRQIGGPVEHRGTRVPSMMDVPSIIKNMRFLVKPMWRVVQEEIESGFEDASGSKKLTGD comes from the coding sequence ATGAAGATCTTCGAACGCTTCAACCTCGGCCACGGCTTTCGCAAGTACTTCGAGATTGCACCGGCAACGAACGAAGCCCTGCGCAACGACGTCTTCCGCATCCGCCACGAAGTCTATTGCGAAGAGCTGAAGTTCGAGCCGGAGCGTCCTGACCGGCTTGAAACCGACGAATACGATCCGCACAGCCTGCACTGCCTGATCCGCACCTCGAACGCACCCAATCACCTGGTGGGGTGCACCCGGCTGGTATTGGCAAAGCCGGACGATCCGCTTGCGCCGCTGCCATTCGAACGTACCTGTGCGAACACGCTTGACCGCTCGATCATCGATCCGCTAAAGCTTCCGCGCGACCGCATCGCAGAGGTGTCGCGCCTTGCGGTGCGAGGCACGTACCGGCGACGGAAAGGCGACGACAAGGCCGCAGTCGCGATCAGTGACGATGACTTCGGTACGGGCGACCGCCCTCGCTTTCCCTACATTCCGATCGGCCTCTACCTCGGGGCCGTGGCACTGGCTGCGCGCAGCGGCATCGACACGTTGTTCGTCCTCACCGAACCGCGTCTCGCGTCGCACTTCGGCAAGCTCGGCGTCGACATCCGTCAGATCGGCGGGCCGGTGGAGCACCGGGGCACTCGCGTTCCTTCAATGATGGACGTACCCAGCATCATCAAGAACATGCGTTTCCTGGTAAAGCCGATGTGGCGCGTGGTGCAGGAAGAGATCGAGAGCGGCTTCGAAGACGCATCGGGCAGCAAGAAGCTCACCGGGGACTGA